In Formosa haliotis, the sequence ATATTACATTTAATTTTAGCCTTTACTAAGGCATTTATTAAATCGCGATGCCTGTTTGCTAATTGGATAGACTTTTTTAAATTGATGTTCTGAATTCGTACAGGAGTCACCTCTCTTATTTCTGTTTTTATTAGTTGCTGTTGCACCTCTCCTTCTCCGTTTTGCGCCCTAAGTTGCATAGTCCCAAAACACAGCATTACCACTAAAAACATTAACTTACTAAAATTCATCACTTTACTTATTTAAACCAAATATAGAAGCAAAGTACCGATCTCGTAAAAAATTTAGTTGAACACCAATTAATTCTCGATAACTAGTTAAAACCAAATAAAACAAGGTTAAAAACCAAGCTTATTTAGAGTATAAATAACTCTGTAATATTAAGGTTGCGCTAATTTCGTCTATAAGTGCTTTATTTTTACGTTGTTTCTTTTTTAGTCCACCATCAATCATGGTTTGAAATGCCATTTTAGACGTAAAACGCTCATCGACACGTACCACAGGAATATCGGGTATAGCTTTTGCCAATTTTTCTAGGAATGGAACAATCAAAGCTTCACTTTCTGAGGCTGTGGCATCCATTTGCTTAGGTTCACCCACCACAAAAAGCTCGACAGATTCTTTAGAAATATAATCTTTTAAAAATGGAATAAGTTGCTTAGTTTCAACCGTTGTAAGCCCAGAAGCAATAATTTGCAATTCATCTGTTATAGCTAAACCTGTTCTTACTTTTCCAAAATCGATTGCTAAAATTCTTGCCATTATATTAAGTTTTAGGCAAAGTTACTGTTATTAGCTGTTACAGCTAAAATTTGACTCCAAAAAATTGATTTGAGAATGGATTAATTTAAGATGAGATTTCTCCTTTTGTTGAAATGACCATTCTTAGAAATATGTTGAACTAGTTTCAGCTTCTAAGTACTATTAGGAAGTGTACTTACACAATGAAACCCTAAAAATTCAGGATGATGCTATGAATAACAGACTACCATTAACGAAATCCTGTGCAAAGTTTTCTTAATTTTTATAGAATCCATTTTAAGGTAATAAATTATAAAAGTATCTTTGATGAAAATTTTAAAATTACAATGAAAGAATTACAATCTATCATAGAACAAGCTTGGGAAAACCGAGCGTTGTTATCTGAAAACAACACCATTGAGTCGATTAGAAAAGTAGTTTCTCTTTTAGATGCTGGAGAATTACGTGTAGCAGAACCAACCGAAAATGGATGGCAAGTTAACGAATGGGTAAAGAAAGCCGTAGTCCTTTATTTCCCAATTCAGAAAATGGAAACTATAGAATGTGGACCATTAGAATTTCATGATAAAATTCCATTAAAAACAGGTTATGCAGAAAAAGGAATACGTGTTGTTCCTCATGCTGTTGCCCGTCATGGTGCTTTTATTGCTTCTGGAACTATTTTAATGCCTAGTTATGTTAACATTGGTGCGTATGTAGATTCTGGATCTATGGTTGATACTTGGGCTACCGTAGGTAGCTGTGCACAAATTGGTAAAAATGTTCACCTTTCTGGTGGTGTTGGTATTGGTGGGGTGTTAGAACCATTACAAGCTGCTCCGGTTATTATTGAAGACAATGTATTTATTGGTTCTCGTTGTATCGTTGTAGAAGGTGTACATGTAGAAGAAGAAGCTGTGTTAGGTGCAAACGTAGTATTAACTATGAGTACCAAAATTATAGACGTAACGGGAGACACACCGGTAGAAACTAAAGGTAGAATTCCAGCACGCTCTGTTGTTATTCCTGGAAGTTATACTAAAAAGTTTCCAGCAGGAGAATTTCAAGTTCCATGTGCTTTAATTATCGGAAAACGTAAAGAAAGTACAGATAAAAAAACCTCTTTAAACAATGCACTTCGCGAAAATGATGTTGCAGTTTAAATGAAAATTTTAGTTATACAACAGAAGATGATTGGTGATGTGCTTACAAGCAGTATTTTGTTTGAAGCACTTAAAAAAGAATATCCCGGTGCAGCATTGCATTATCTTATTAATTCCAATACATTTTCTGTTGTAGAACATAATCCTTTTATAGATCATTTTGAAGTCTTTCCTAAAGTTGCCGAGCAAAATTCTGCAGCTTTAATTACTTATGCAAAAACGCTTCAAACCCAAAATTTTGATGTTGTTATAGATGTATATTCTAAACTATCTAGCAATATTATTACCTATTATTCTAAAGCCAAAACTAAAATTTCTTACCACAAATGGTATTCCAATTGGCTTTATACAGAAACCATTAAACGGTCTAAAACACCTCAAACCGAGGCGGGTTTAGCCATAGAAAACAGACTTCAATTATTAGGTCCGTTACTACATAAAGTACCAAGAGTTTTAAAACCTAAAATTTATCTTGCACCTTCAGAAAAAGAAGCGAGTAAAGTGTTTTTAGAATCTCATGGTATCGATTTACATAAGCCCTTATTTATGATAGGTGTTTTAGGCAGCGATGAATCTAAATCTTATCCGTTAAATTATATGGCTAAAGTTTTAGATCAGGTTGTAAAAACCACCAACGGACAACTTTTATTTAACTATATCCCCTCGCAATTAGAACAGGCGCAGCAGATTTATAATTACTGTAAACCTGAAACGCAATCTCATATATTTTTTGAGGTTTATGGGAAAAGTTTACGCGAGTTTATCACTATCCTTTACCATTGTCAGGCTATTATTGGTAACGAAGGTGGCGCCATAAATATGGCGAAAGCTTTGCAAGTAAAAACATTTACTATTTTTTCGCCGTGGATAGATAAAAATACCTGGAGCATTTTTGAAGATGGTACCAATAATATATCGGTGCATTTAAAAGATTATTGCCCGGAATTATACCATTCTAAATCGGAGAAAGAAATGAAAAAAGACAGTCTTTCTCTTTATAAAAAGTTTGAACCTCACTATTTTTCAGACGAGCTAAATTCTTTTTTAACCGCAAACCTATCACAGTAACAATGCCCATGAACAAACTCACTGCTATTATTCCTACAGGAAACGAAATACATAATATTGAAGCCGTTATTGCTTCGGTAGATTTTGCCGATGAGATTTTAGTAGTCGATAGTTTTAGTACAGACGGTACCTATGAGAAAGCTTGTGAATTAGCTACGAGAGTAATTCGAAGAGAATATGAATATTCTGCTTCTCAGAAAAATTGGGCAATTCCGCAAGCCAAATACGAATGGATTTTACTTGTCGATGCCGATGAGCGTGTTACACCCGAATTAAAGGCTGAAATTTTAGAGGTTCTTAAACAGCCAAAACCCAATGTGGTTGCCTATTGGATTGGTCGTATGAATCATTTTATGGGCGAACGTGTTCATTATAGTGGTTGGAGAAACGATAGTGTAATACGTTTATTTAAACGTGATTTTTGTACTTACCAAGATAAACATGTACATGCCGAGATTATTACAAATGGTGACGTAGATCGGTTAAAAAATAAATTTTACCACAATACGTATATTACGTTCGATAAGTATTTAGAAAAAATGAATCGTTATGCGTGGTGGCAAGCTAAAGATTACGATAAAAAAACAGGAAAAATTACCCCATATCACTTCGTTATAAAACCGTTTTGGGGCTTTTTTAAACATTACATCGTTCAGTCTGGATTTAGAGATGGCGTTGTTGGCCTAACCATTGGTTATATACAAGGTTATGTTATTTTTATGCGTTATGTAAAACTTTGGTTGTTGCGAAAAGGACGCGAATAATTTATTATTTTTTCCAGAATTTAAGTTGCTTTTTAAGGCGTTGCTTTCTGTGGTATTTTTCTTGAAAAGCCTCCGTTTCTCGCCACATCGCTTGAAACACTTTATCGGCATCTAACCCTGAACATTTTGCATATTCATCGCTCATCGTTTTAACCATAAATTTATGCGTGGTTAAGCGAGCAAA encodes:
- the ruvX gene encoding Holliday junction resolvase RuvX; translated protein: MARILAIDFGKVRTGLAITDELQIIASGLTTVETKQLIPFLKDYISKESVELFVVGEPKQMDATASESEALIVPFLEKLAKAIPDIPVVRVDERFTSKMAFQTMIDGGLKKKQRKNKALIDEISATLILQSYLYSK
- a CDS encoding 2,3,4,5-tetrahydropyridine-2,6-dicarboxylate N-succinyltransferase, which encodes MKELQSIIEQAWENRALLSENNTIESIRKVVSLLDAGELRVAEPTENGWQVNEWVKKAVVLYFPIQKMETIECGPLEFHDKIPLKTGYAEKGIRVVPHAVARHGAFIASGTILMPSYVNIGAYVDSGSMVDTWATVGSCAQIGKNVHLSGGVGIGGVLEPLQAAPVIIEDNVFIGSRCIVVEGVHVEEEAVLGANVVLTMSTKIIDVTGDTPVETKGRIPARSVVIPGSYTKKFPAGEFQVPCALIIGKRKESTDKKTSLNNALRENDVAV
- a CDS encoding glycosyltransferase family 9 protein, with protein sequence MKILVIQQKMIGDVLTSSILFEALKKEYPGAALHYLINSNTFSVVEHNPFIDHFEVFPKVAEQNSAALITYAKTLQTQNFDVVIDVYSKLSSNIITYYSKAKTKISYHKWYSNWLYTETIKRSKTPQTEAGLAIENRLQLLGPLLHKVPRVLKPKIYLAPSEKEASKVFLESHGIDLHKPLFMIGVLGSDESKSYPLNYMAKVLDQVVKTTNGQLLFNYIPSQLEQAQQIYNYCKPETQSHIFFEVYGKSLREFITILYHCQAIIGNEGGAINMAKALQVKTFTIFSPWIDKNTWSIFEDGTNNISVHLKDYCPELYHSKSEKEMKKDSLSLYKKFEPHYFSDELNSFLTANLSQ
- a CDS encoding glycosyltransferase family 2 protein, whose protein sequence is MNKLTAIIPTGNEIHNIEAVIASVDFADEILVVDSFSTDGTYEKACELATRVIRREYEYSASQKNWAIPQAKYEWILLVDADERVTPELKAEILEVLKQPKPNVVAYWIGRMNHFMGERVHYSGWRNDSVIRLFKRDFCTYQDKHVHAEIITNGDVDRLKNKFYHNTYITFDKYLEKMNRYAWWQAKDYDKKTGKITPYHFVIKPFWGFFKHYIVQSGFRDGVVGLTIGYIQGYVIFMRYVKLWLLRKGRE